The following are encoded in a window of Arthrobacter sp. OAP107 genomic DNA:
- a CDS encoding 2-hydroxycarboxylate transporter family protein, whose amino-acid sequence MSETTSGPAGGFEQPATRTEPQPGTLHPGRLWSRIAGVPAPLYVVLAGLVLTAAITGNLPDTMVVGFAATILLGGLFIWIGNLFPVVRDFGLPTILCTFVPATLVFLGWMPENLISVVKNFVDGQGFLDFFVVGIIAGSILGMPRALLLKAGPRFAVPLIGCLIATFVLVGLLGAVTGFGFINGILFIAAPIMAGGLGVGALPMSKMYATATGGDSATFMGDLMSAVVMANVVCILIAGIYNGLGKRKKQLFVGFNGQGQLLRITGRGGELTLPPKRDTSSFVALGKGLLIAGTLFVFGNLMAAFIPGLHPYAWTIIAAAAVKIFGLLPQDVEDSTADWGDLIGAVLVPALLVGVSITYIDMTQVFASLSNPLFILLTICTVIIATLTSGVLGWLVKFNFVEASITPGLVMADTGGSGDVSVLSAANRMHLMPFAALTNRLGGALVLFVTSLIVPFLT is encoded by the coding sequence ATGAGTGAGACCACCTCCGGCCCCGCCGGCGGCTTCGAACAACCGGCAACCCGCACGGAACCCCAGCCAGGCACGCTCCACCCGGGCCGGCTGTGGTCCAGGATCGCCGGCGTCCCTGCTCCCCTCTACGTCGTCCTCGCCGGCCTGGTCCTCACCGCCGCGATCACCGGCAACCTCCCGGACACCATGGTGGTCGGCTTCGCCGCCACCATCCTGCTCGGCGGGCTCTTCATCTGGATCGGCAACCTGTTCCCGGTGGTTCGGGACTTCGGCCTGCCGACCATCCTCTGCACGTTCGTCCCCGCCACCCTCGTGTTCCTGGGATGGATGCCGGAGAACCTCATCAGCGTGGTGAAGAACTTCGTTGACGGCCAGGGCTTCCTGGACTTCTTCGTCGTCGGCATCATCGCCGGCTCCATCCTTGGCATGCCACGGGCCCTGCTCCTGAAGGCGGGTCCGCGGTTCGCCGTCCCCCTCATCGGCTGCCTCATCGCCACCTTCGTCCTGGTCGGGTTGCTGGGAGCGGTGACCGGATTCGGGTTCATCAACGGCATCCTCTTCATCGCCGCGCCCATCATGGCAGGCGGCCTTGGCGTCGGCGCGCTGCCCATGTCCAAGATGTACGCCACGGCCACCGGCGGCGACTCCGCCACCTTCATGGGCGACCTGATGTCCGCCGTCGTGATGGCCAACGTGGTCTGCATCCTCATAGCCGGCATCTACAACGGCCTGGGCAAACGCAAGAAGCAACTCTTCGTCGGCTTCAACGGCCAGGGCCAGCTGCTGCGGATCACCGGGCGCGGCGGTGAGCTAACCCTGCCGCCGAAGCGCGACACCTCCTCGTTCGTTGCCCTGGGCAAGGGCCTCCTGATCGCCGGCACCCTCTTTGTCTTCGGCAACCTCATGGCCGCCTTCATCCCCGGACTGCACCCCTACGCCTGGACCATCATCGCGGCGGCCGCCGTCAAGATCTTCGGGCTGCTCCCGCAGGACGTCGAGGACTCGACCGCCGACTGGGGCGACCTGATTGGCGCCGTCCTGGTCCCGGCACTCCTCGTGGGCGTCAGCATCACGTACATCGACATGACCCAGGTCTTCGCCTCGCTCAGCAACCCCCTTTTCATCCTGCTCACGATCTGCACCGTCATCATCGCCACCCTGACCTCCGGCGTCCTCGGCTGGCTCGTGAAATTCAACTTCGTCGAAGCCTCCATCACACCCGGCCTGGTCATGGCCGACACCGGCGGCAGCGGCGACGTCTCCGTACTGAGCGCAGCGAACCGCATGCACCTGATGCCCTTCGCAGCCCTCACCAATCGCCTTGGCGGGGCGCTCGTCCTGTTCGTGACGTCACTGATCGTCCCGTTCCTCACCTGA
- a CDS encoding hydroxymethylglutaryl-CoA lyase encodes MQVEVTDVFLRDGLQDEPVIVSTAHKLEIAAALVDAGLKRIEVASFVNPKRVPQMADAADVVPSLPAVPGVTYTSLALNGRGIRRAVDSGATDIQVVTSASQAHSNANAGQAIEDALASLGAAVAEYPEAKFFAGISTAFTCPFEGAIDPAYLLRVVRAFKDMGITDVGLADTLGTTPTGQVMASLHHVREAEPDLTYYLHLHNAHSQALATASAAVATGVVRFDAALGGYGGCPFAPGAHGNIATEELVRHLHDAGHQTGIDEDRLADAVRLARDVVAHSPAAGVLDPAR; translated from the coding sequence ATGCAGGTGGAAGTAACCGACGTCTTCCTGCGGGACGGACTCCAGGACGAGCCCGTCATCGTCTCCACTGCGCACAAGCTCGAGATCGCTGCGGCACTCGTCGACGCCGGGCTGAAGCGGATCGAGGTGGCCTCCTTCGTGAACCCGAAGCGGGTGCCACAGATGGCCGATGCCGCCGATGTCGTCCCGTCGCTACCGGCTGTTCCCGGGGTCACGTACACCAGCCTGGCGCTCAACGGCCGCGGCATCCGGCGGGCCGTGGACTCCGGTGCCACCGACATCCAGGTGGTCACCTCGGCAAGCCAGGCACACAGCAACGCCAACGCCGGCCAGGCCATCGAGGACGCGCTGGCCAGCCTCGGCGCCGCCGTGGCCGAATACCCGGAAGCCAAGTTCTTCGCCGGCATCTCCACCGCCTTCACCTGCCCGTTCGAGGGTGCGATCGACCCCGCCTACTTGCTGCGCGTGGTTCGTGCGTTCAAAGACATGGGCATCACCGACGTCGGGCTCGCGGACACTCTCGGCACCACGCCCACCGGCCAGGTGATGGCCAGCCTGCACCACGTCCGAGAGGCTGAACCGGACCTCACGTACTACCTCCACCTGCACAACGCGCACAGCCAGGCGCTGGCCACCGCGAGCGCCGCGGTGGCCACCGGCGTCGTCCGCTTCGATGCCGCCCTCGGCGGCTACGGCGGCTGCCCCTTCGCCCCGGGAGCGCACGGCAACATCGCCACCGAGGAACTCGTCCGGCACTTGCACGACGCCGGGCACCAGACCGGCATCGACGAGGACCGACTCGCCGATGCCGTACGGCTCGCCCGTGACGTCGTCGCCCATTCCCCGGCGGCCGGCGTGCTCGACCCCGCCCGCTGA